In a single window of the Salmo trutta chromosome 21, fSalTru1.1, whole genome shotgun sequence genome:
- the LOC115157459 gene encoding YEATS domain-containing protein 2-like, with the protein MVSTVTAAQQFGRSEGKSLDLHDATETDRRGHLGGGHNQQGSALQVLGTPVGSALQVLGTPVGSALQVLGTPVGSALQVLGAPVGSALQVLGTPVGSALQVLGTPVGSALQAAVKLVAISIGQILDLQVMATLQLPVNNLANLLAGTKLYVTTNSKNPSGKLLISQGDILLAFN; encoded by the exons ATGGTTTCCACGGTAACGGCAGCCCAGCAGTTTGGTCGCAGTGAAGGGAAGTCACTTGATCTCCATGAcgccacagagacagacaggaggggccATCTGGGCGGGGGCCACAACCAGCAAG GCTCCGCCCTCCAGGTGCTGGGTACCCCTGTAGGCTCCGCCCTCCAGGTGCTGGGTACCCCTGTAGGCTCCGCCCTCCAGGTGCTGGGTACCCCTGTAGGCTCCGCCCTCCAGGTGCTGGGTGCCCCTGTAGGCTCCGCCCTCCAGGTGCTGGGTACCCCTGTAGGCTCCGCCCTCCAGGTGCTGGGTACCCCTGTAGGCTCCGCCCTCCAGGCAGCGGTGAAGCTTGTGGCCATCAGCATCGGACAGATTCTGGATCTCCAAG tgatGGCGACCCTCCAGCTGCCAGTCAACAACCTTGCCAACCTGCTCGCGGGCACCAAGCTCTATGTCACCACCAACAGCAAGAATCCCTCAGGGAAGCTGCTCATATCACAGGGAGACATCCTCCTAGCCTTCAACTAG
- the LOC115157460 gene encoding YEATS domain-containing protein 2-like — MRANCLHLSCLFSSAHQSGEVRGVQLPSASERTPSRPKVTEKIALGSYGNSAFQPITASCKIVPQGQAPSPSGSPGKSYEPITMSCEIVSGSLTAKQSGAAHGTRSPAPKVHTDSFLSSGVKVSYRGHTEVTQRSVCVSKWSKSLCYE; from the exons ATGAGAGCAAATTGCCTCCACCTTTCCTGTCTTTTCAG TTCTGCCCATCAAAGCGGGGAGGTCCGTGGTGTACAGCTTCCTTCAGCCTCGGAACGCACCCCATCCCGGCCTAAAGTCACAGAGAAGATCGCGTTGGGTTCCTACGGCAACTCGGCCTTCCAGCCAATCACAGCCAGCTGTAAGATTGTCCCACAGGGTCAGGCGCCCAGCCCCTCCGGGTCCCCTGGAAAATCCTATGAGCCAATCACAATGAGCTGTGAGATTGTGTCAG GAAGTCTTACAGCCAAGCAGTCGGGCGCGGCCCACGGCACTCGCTCTCCGGCTCCCAAGGTTCACACGGACAGCTTCCTGTCCTCAGGGGTTAAGGTGAGTTACAGAGGTCACACAGAAGTCACTCAAAGGTCAGTATGTGTGTCTAAGTGGAGTAAGAGTCTTTGTTATGAGTAG